The genomic window CAACGACCAGGTCGCCGAGCTTTATCTCGGGCCCACGATGACGGCCCGCCTCAGGAGCCGCATGGAGACTGGCACGTGAAGACCGGGCTCTCACAGCAGACCGGGCTGCGGCAGGAGCTGCGGATCAACCCGCGGCTCTACCAGGCCATGGACATGCTGTACATGCCCATGATGGATCTGCAGCAGCACCTGAAACAGGAGCTGCTGGTCAACCCGTTCCTCGAGCTCCTGGAGCCGGAGGAGGAGGAAGAGGGCAAGGAATCCGCCGAGAAGGAAAAAGAGAAGGAGAAGGAAAAGGCCGAAAAGGAAGAGGAAATCGACTGGGAGGAGATCCTCCTCAACGGATTCGATGCCGGCGGCATGCGGCAACAGTATGAAGAGCAGGAATACGTCGAGCCGGTCTCGGTGCAGACCAAGGATCTGATCGACCACTTGCGTGAGCAGCTCCAGATGCAGGAGCTCTCGCCCCGGCTGCGGCTCCTGAGCGAGGAATTCCTCGGCAATATCAGCGACGAGGGCTACCTGATCGCCCCGCTGGAGGAGATCCTCGACTCGGTCAATCTCCTCCTCGAGAGCCACGCCGCCGGGGCGGGCGACGCTCCCACCGGCGAGTCGGACGAGGATGAAGCCGAGGAGGACGCACCGGCCCCCGCGGAGCTGGCGCCGGGCCCTACCTGGATCGGGCTTCCCGAGGGGCAATCCTCCCCCGACGCGCCGGCGGCGCCGGCCGAGTCGAAGACCGCCGAGGCGCCGGTTCCCAAGCCCCGCGGAGACATCCCCGGCGTCCCGTACTTCACCTTGGCCGAGCTGGAGCAGATGCTGGCCGTGATTCAAAAGCTGGATCCGCCCGGCATCGGAGCCCGCAACCTGCAGGAGTGCCTCACGCTCCAGCTGCGCGAGGCGGGAGAAACCGACACTCTCGCCTACCGGCTGGTGTCGGAGGCGTTCAACGACCTGATCGCCCACCGCTGGAACGAGCTGGCCAAGCGCTTCGGGGTCGAACCCTCCAAGGTGCAGGCCGCCGGCGACACGCTGTCCCGGTTCGACCCCAAGCCGGGGCTCAAGCACACCAACCGCAGCGACGGCTACATCATCCCCGACCTCATCGTCGACAAGGTCGACGGGAAGTACCACATCAGCCTCAACGACAGCGGGGTGCCGCGGCTGCGGCTGAGCCGGTCCTACCAGGACATCGCCCGGGACAAGAAGAAGCTCACCCAGGAGAACCGCGAGTTCATCGCCAACAAGCTGAACAGCGCCAACTGGATGATCCAGGCCATCGAACAGCGCCGCCAGACCATGCTCAAGGTCATGAACTTCATCGTGGACCGGCAGCGGGCCTTCTTCGAGAAGGGCGTCGAGTACCTCAAGCCGCTCACCCTCCGCGAGGTCGCGGAAGTAATCAGCATGCACGAATCCACGGTCAGCCGGGTGACCAACGAGAAGTACGTGCAGACGCCGCGCGGCGTACTGCCGCTCAAGTTCTTCTTCTCCAGCGCCCTGACCACTGCCTCCGGCGAAGATGCCAGCGCGCGGTCCATCCGCGCCAAGCTCCAGAAGATGGTTCAGGAGGAGGATCCGGCCAAGCCGCTCACCGACCAGCAGATCGTGCATCTGTTCCAGGAGCAGGGCATCCAGATCGCCCGCCGCACCGTCGCCAAGTATCGCGACCAGCTCGGCATTCTTCCCGCCCGGATGCGCAAGCGGGTATGAGCGGGCGGGTCGATGTGAGCGTGCTCGTCCCGGCCAAGGACGAGGCGGAGAACCTCCCTGAATTCGTCCGGCTCTGCGGCGAGGCGCTTGGCGC from Candidatus Polarisedimenticolia bacterium includes these protein-coding regions:
- the rpoN gene encoding RNA polymerase factor sigma-54 — encoded protein: MKTGLSQQTGLRQELRINPRLYQAMDMLYMPMMDLQQHLKQELLVNPFLELLEPEEEEEGKESAEKEKEKEKEKAEKEEEIDWEEILLNGFDAGGMRQQYEEQEYVEPVSVQTKDLIDHLREQLQMQELSPRLRLLSEEFLGNISDEGYLIAPLEEILDSVNLLLESHAAGAGDAPTGESDEDEAEEDAPAPAELAPGPTWIGLPEGQSSPDAPAAPAESKTAEAPVPKPRGDIPGVPYFTLAELEQMLAVIQKLDPPGIGARNLQECLTLQLREAGETDTLAYRLVSEAFNDLIAHRWNELAKRFGVEPSKVQAAGDTLSRFDPKPGLKHTNRSDGYIIPDLIVDKVDGKYHISLNDSGVPRLRLSRSYQDIARDKKKLTQENREFIANKLNSANWMIQAIEQRRQTMLKVMNFIVDRQRAFFEKGVEYLKPLTLREVAEVISMHESTVSRVTNEKYVQTPRGVLPLKFFFSSALTTASGEDASARSIRAKLQKMVQEEDPAKPLTDQQIVHLFQEQGIQIARRTVAKYRDQLGILPARMRKRV